In Porites lutea chromosome 9, jaPorLute2.1, whole genome shotgun sequence, a single window of DNA contains:
- the LOC140948417 gene encoding transmembrane protein 53-like, giving the protein MARPSIKAVVSKVGGTVTCYMQCRTGSSYYSKFDAVITETASHCSPVVIILGWNGSKEKHLKKYSKIFEEKDFCTICVPAKPFNTFLRAGSKVKQISLHILDVLSDLNGQERPVFLYAFSNGGCAMFFHMMEAVSYSTRPFYQRVPIVGTIFDSCPIRPDFNSLKATKESVVDMIRSPVLKSILWHSMGIIIPAVLLFNSTVKRYMSGLTESPLQCPQLLLYSKADKLAPYQDIENYSQARKERGIFVVSKCWERSKHVNHYREHTAEYLDALNYFIEHCLTTYESTESDLVEKAVSQK; this is encoded by the coding sequence ATGGCAAGACCTTCCATCAAAGCCGTGGTGTCGAAGGTCGGAGGAACTGTTACATGTTACATGCAGTGCCGCACAGGTTCCTCTTACTATAGTAAATTTGATGCAGTCATCACAGAAACAGCATCGCACTGCAGTCCAGTTGTTATCATTCTTGGTTGGAATGGTTCTAAAGAAAAACATCTTAAAAAGTACAGCAAGATATTTGAAGAAAAGGATTTTTGTACTATTTGTGTTCCCGCTAAGCCATTTAACACTTTTCTTAGAGCTGGAAGCAAGGTTAAGCAAATTAGCTTGCACATTTTGGATGTATTAAGTGATCTAAATGGCCAAGAGAGACCTGTATTCCTGTATGCATTTAGCAATGGTGGCTGTGCTATGTTTTTTCATATGATGGAAGCCGTTTCATATTCCACACGGCCATTCTATCAAAGAGTGCCTATTGTAGGAACAATATTTGACAGTTGCCCCATCCGTCCGGATTTCAATAGCCTTAAGGCAACCAAAGAGAGCGTTGTTGATATGATAAGAAGCCCAGTACTTAAAAGTATCCTGTGGCATTCCATGGGAATTATCATTCCAGCAGTACTTCTCTTTAATAGCACAGTGAAGCGTTATATGAGTGGTTTGACAGAATCACCACTGCAGTGTCCTCAATTACTTCTTTATTCCAAGGCTGATAAGTTGGCTCCATACCAAGATATTGAGAATTACTCACAGGCACGGAAAGAAAGGGGGATCTTCGTTGTATCCAAATGCTGGGAGAGATCTAAACATGTGAATCATTACAGAGAGCATACCGCTGAATACCTTGATGCACTTAATTATTTCATAGAACATTGCTTAACCACCTATGAAAGTACAGAGAGTGACTTGGTTGAAAAAGCCGTCTCTCAAAAATGA